The Neospora caninum Liverpool complete genome, chromosome IV genome segment CGGCCGCACGTTGGAGATACCACAGTACGAGGAAAGTACACATCCCTCCAAGAGGGTAACGCTTCTCGGCCGGGCCCGATCCTGTATTGTTAGCCGTTTTTTATTACCCTTATCTGCCACGAGGCCCTTCTGGTAGGTTGTGCTGGGGGATTCTTCATTTTCGTCTCTTGTAGACGTTCCCTGTACTGTGTCGACTCACACGATTTGTACTGTCACCATGGCTTGCCACCAtctcgccgctttcttttctcgccaggCTGGGAGTCTGTGCAGCCGTCGTGGAAGAAAtgtcctctctgtttttgctctcttctgctttgCAATCGGTTTCCTCGGGCGTCACGGCGAGAACCAAatctcttcttttgcttcgGCTGCCGACGGATCGGCGGAAAGTGGCGTGGGGTCATCCAGTCCGGGAGGGTCTGAGGGCCAGGGCGCGGGGGGAGGGCTTAGTATCTCTTCGCTTTTGAGTATGGCATCCAACAGCGAGACTCTTCAACAGATTCTCGGAGATTTCAGTAAGCAGGCGTCAGAATATCTCAAGGAGAACAACGCTCTCGAGCGTCTAGGCTTGTCGCACTTCCAGGAGAATTTGGAACGCGTTACCACACTCATCGGTGTGAAACCCAACCTCCGGAAAACAATCACGTTGAATAGGCGTAGCCTGGACGTCCTTTATTTGCCCATCTATACGTTCTCACAGCAACGCGCCGTGGAGAGGAATGCAGAAGCGGACGACAACGCCATTTCGGTCGTCTTGCAAGATCCGCACATGGCCAGGTACGCTTCCGGCAGATGTGTCCTACTGTTGGGTTGCGGCTGAGACCACTCAATATGCTCAGACGTCACTGGATGCAATCATGATTTCGAACATCGGGGCAACCTGGCAACCCCGGGGAACTATTTGAAGTCCGTCTGAGTTGGAGGCATAGCAGGAAATTATGGATGGTATCTCTAACCGCAACCTCAGTCTTGTCAAGAGAGCTCCTGAGCGTCTGCTGTCAGGGCCTCAGTCGTTGTTCCCTGTACAACATAGCCCGGAAGTGTAACCGTGTACTGCCGTTGCGCATAGTCGTCTTTTCGAGGCGTAGCTGTTTCTCAGAACGGGCACTGTGTCGTATTATTGTCCCCTCACCCTCCGCACACAGCAAGCAGCTAGGAgcgacgacagagaggagaggagacgatcCACCAGCTTGATATGCCGGTTGCTTAGTGAGGTCTGGTCGTCTTCATCATGATCAACCCCGTTTGTTGTCTTTCACTTGCCCTGTACAGGTTCATAGCTAAGTACGTGGATATGGAGCCGTCGCGGACTATGTCAACAGCGCCAAAGCATATCGACAGCTTCCTGCAACAGATTCAAGAGGTCCAGCGTTATGTGCTGTCGGAAGGACCGATTGTTTTTTCCCTCGTGTCGCGACTCGACGCGGTTGTTTCTGCTTTTCTGCAGTACACCCAGGCGATGTTCTCTTCGATCGCCCGGTACCTAAGTTTGACTGACCGCTTTgcgaagaacaagagagcacttttctttttcggaAAGTACACGCTTCCCAAACTTCTGAAGGTTTTGTTCATCATCAACGACATAGAAGCGCAGCTGCTCAGAAGGAGCGAGATGCTGGAGAGTCCGGAAGATGCGAAACACTTGCGGCAGCAGCTTCGCGTCTTGGTGAAGAAGAGCAGCGAAACAGTCGGCAGCCTTCATGATTTGTCAAAGGGGTGCCTGATTGGTTGCTCCGCGGC includes the following:
- a CDS encoding putative kelch motif domain-containing protein — translated: MASNSETLQQILGDFSKQASEYLKENNALERLGLSHFQENLERVTTLIGVKPNLRKTITLNRRSLDVLYLPIYTFSQQRAVERNAEADDNAISVVLQDPHMARFIAKYVDMEPSRTMSTAPKHIDSFLQQIQEVQRYVLSEGPIVFSLVSRLDAVVSAFLQYTQAMFSSIARYLSLTDRFAKNKRALFFFGKYTLPKLLKVLFIINDIEAQLLRRSEMLESPEDAKHLRQQLRVLVKKSSETVGSLHDLSKGCLIGCSAAFQIEYAVCLKNYEEGERADIAFHPFASTPPLEGMTLPSSAAALGEANAASSTEALDASQYLKVVHDQAQAEQQRKRREHVSKVAGGVLGVDPEGAALGAGLGLEEESTSGVTATTTSTQAPEDGESDRDAALDLLNSY